A genome region from Bordetella genomosp. 10 includes the following:
- a CDS encoding amidase: MQTIQQLQADLQAGRNTSEKLTAQALDAIEAHRKQGGSAFVHVDAEAALQAARASDAARKAGYAPSPLAGLPVSIKDLFDVKGQVTRAGSKALDGAAPAQQDAVAVARLRAAGAILVGRTNMSEFAFSGLGWNPHYGTPRAPYDEERVSGGSTSGGAVSVAKGMAAFALGTDTGGSIRIPSAFCGLTGFKPTAHRVSLQGGVPLSTTLDSAGPLARSVACCATVDAILSGQALDARPANLAGLRFYVTQDFIGDGVDDTVGAAIESALSRLSAQGAQIVKFDFPELRELPTINGGGGFAAAESWQWHRKLLAEQGNAYDPRVATRIRRGENIGAADYIELFHARARIQAIAADRLRDADAWLMPTVAVVPPRVRDLEQDEAFFAANGLVLRNPSVINFLDGCAVSLPCGEPGVGLAVNGLRDADQRILQISAAVEAALN; the protein is encoded by the coding sequence ATGCAGACCATCCAACAATTGCAGGCCGACCTGCAAGCGGGCCGCAACACCAGCGAAAAGCTCACGGCACAAGCGCTGGACGCCATCGAGGCACATCGCAAGCAGGGCGGCAGCGCCTTTGTCCATGTGGATGCGGAAGCTGCCCTGCAGGCAGCGCGCGCCAGCGATGCCGCGCGCAAGGCGGGCTATGCCCCGTCGCCGCTGGCTGGGCTGCCGGTATCCATCAAGGACCTCTTCGATGTGAAGGGACAGGTGACGCGGGCTGGGTCCAAGGCCCTGGACGGCGCCGCGCCCGCGCAGCAGGATGCGGTTGCCGTCGCGCGCCTGCGCGCGGCCGGCGCCATCCTGGTCGGGCGCACCAATATGAGCGAGTTCGCCTTTTCCGGACTGGGCTGGAATCCGCATTACGGCACCCCGCGCGCGCCTTATGACGAGGAACGCGTGTCGGGCGGGTCGACGTCTGGCGGTGCGGTCAGCGTGGCCAAGGGCATGGCGGCGTTCGCGCTGGGCACCGATACCGGCGGCTCCATCCGCATACCGTCGGCCTTCTGCGGACTGACCGGCTTCAAGCCGACGGCCCATCGCGTTTCACTGCAGGGCGGCGTGCCGCTGTCGACGACGCTGGACTCCGCCGGCCCGCTGGCCCGTTCGGTGGCCTGCTGCGCCACGGTGGACGCCATTCTTAGCGGCCAGGCCCTGGATGCCCGTCCCGCAAATCTTGCCGGCCTGCGTTTCTACGTGACCCAGGACTTCATCGGCGACGGTGTCGACGACACGGTGGGCGCCGCCATCGAGTCCGCCTTGAGCCGCCTGTCCGCCCAGGGCGCGCAGATCGTCAAGTTCGATTTTCCCGAACTGCGCGAGCTGCCCACCATCAATGGCGGTGGCGGTTTCGCCGCGGCCGAATCCTGGCAATGGCACCGCAAGCTGCTGGCGGAACAGGGCAATGCCTACGACCCGCGCGTCGCCACGCGCATACGCCGTGGTGAAAACATCGGCGCTGCCGACTATATCGAGCTGTTCCATGCGCGCGCGCGTATCCAGGCAATCGCGGCCGACCGTCTGCGCGATGCCGACGCGTGGCTGATGCCCACGGTGGCCGTGGTGCCGCCGCGCGTGCGCGACCTGGAGCAGGACGAGGCCTTCTTCGCCGCCAACGGCCTGGTGCTGCGCAACCCCAGCGTCATCAACTTCTTGGATGGATGCGCCGTGTCGCTGCCTTGCGGCGAACCGGGCGTGGGCCTGGCCGTCAATGGCCTGCGCGACGCCGACCAACGCATCCTGCAAATCTCGGCCGCTGTAGAAGCCGCTCTGAACTGA